Sequence from the Sciurus carolinensis chromosome 1, mSciCar1.2, whole genome shotgun sequence genome:
TCATGCAACCGGGCATCCATTTCAAGCAGTGCGATTTGGCCTGAGGCTGGCAGCAAGGCCAGGGCTAGTTGGGGGCCACCAGCTGCTTCCTCCACATGGCTGAGGTCTGCCAGAGCTGTGCCTTCCACAAAACCAGCTGAACACGCACACACAAAGTCCCGCATGGGTATCCCAGCATCCAGCACTGCCAGTGTGGCTGCATTCACACAAGCTGCATAGGTTCCACCATCTGCCTGCAGCACCTACAGGGACCCCCGCCACCAAGGTATCAGTCTATTAGACTGCCATTCAACCCTCCAGTCCCCTTCCCTCACTGGGTTGAGGACTGAAGCCAGCTCACCTGCACATAGATGTCAATCTGGGATCGTGGGTGCAGCTGAGTAAGAATGGCTGCCTCAAAGGTCTGGCGCAGCTGTAGGCCCATTTCACAAGACTTGCGGTCTCCATGTGGCCTCCGCTTGCGCTCCCCTGTGCTGAAGGTTGCTGAACTATACTGACAGTTCACCAGAGCCCGGTCAGGCAGGGCTCGAGACCTGGAACCCCGAATCTGGAGGAGAAAGGATGCATGAGCCAAGCCTACCCCTTCCAGCTTACAGTTCCTAGTCTTCTCaatctcctcctctcctctcctctccctccagtCTCAAGAGAGGGACAGCGGCTGGGGAGATAGTCAGTCTGCAGAGTGCTTGCGTtataagcacaagtccctgggttcgatccccagcacggggggggggggggggggggggggggcggggggggggcgggggggggcaACCACACAACTCAAGAGAGGGGCAGCTATGTTACCCCCAAAACATCCAAAGGAGAGCCATTTGTCAGTCTGTCATTGTCACCTCTAGCCTGCAGGCCTCCTTGTTTCCATGCTCACTCCATTTCCTCCCAACTCCTCCAAGTGGTGGCCACAGTATGGTTAGAAACATCAAGCCTTATTCTGTCTCCCCGGCACACTCACATTCTACTTACCTACCAAAGGCTTCTGTTACACGGGAAATAAAATCCCCAATCCTTTCCCCAGTCTACAAACCCCTGGGTCCTCACCTCTCTGGAAACCTGTCAACTTTATTTGGAATTATCTCCTCTCTCCCCATCAGCATTCTTTCTGTTTTGCATAAGTGCCATGCTTGTTTTTATCCAGGGTTCTTTCACCTAGAAAGTTGGGTTCCCACATTCGTGTGCtaagtaattaaaaattatctGTTGGCTAGGCTCTGTTACAGCGTTGAACGTAGCAATAAAATCGGACGGGTTTTATTTAAAGGCCCTGCTCTCAAAGAGTATATGTTCCCGTGGGAAGACAAACGAGTAAGATTAAGTTAAACTGACGTTCGAGGTAGTAGACACAGAAACGCAAGGAGGCGTGTAGTGGCCTGGAGCGGCGGCATCCCAAACATGATGTCAGTAGAACTGCGGGTAAGAGACCAAGTGGGCGAGAGCCTGGCACGGTGAGGAACCCAAGAGAGGAATGTAGGGCGCAGGAGCGAGGCCGGCATACCCAGAGATGTACTGTAGGAACTTGGGCGTTTACTCAGTCAAGATGCGGCATCGAGCATCCGCTGCGTAAACGGAGGCGCGCCCGCGACCCGCCGATCCCGCGCAGCCCACTCGCCTCGTGCGGCCCGTAGACCACTGCCAGCGCCTTGGTGTTGCCCTGCTCGATGTAGGCCGAGCCGTCGGCCTGCGCGAAAACGCCCATCCGCGCCTGGATCTTGCGCAGTTCCCCGGCGCGACGACCATCCACCCGGTAACCCTGGTCAGACAGGAGCTCCAGCCCCGCCATGTCGCGGGCC
This genomic interval carries:
- the Exosc4 gene encoding exosome complex component RRP41, giving the protein MAGLELLSDQGYRVDGRRAGELRKIQARMGVFAQADGSAYIEQGNTKALAVVYGPHEIRGSRSRALPDRALVNCQYSSATFSTGERKRRPHGDRKSCEMGLQLRQTFEAAILTQLHPRSQIDIYVQVLQADGGTYAACVNAATLAVLDAGIPMRDFVCACSAGFVEGTALADLSHVEEAAGGPQLALALLPASGQIALLEMDARLHEDHLERVLEAAAQAARDVHTLLDHVVRQHVREASILLGD